The sequence below is a genomic window from Williamwhitmania sp..
GAAGTACCCAAATTGTCCTTAATGTAAAGCGGCCTTAGCCCAGCGTTTGATAGCTCATCGACTAAAGCCACGGTGCTTAGGTCATCGTTGCTTGGACTGCTTTGTTGTAGTGTTACTGTTACCGTACCACTTCTATCATTTGACTTCACTCTAGTCGCCTCACCGTCGGCACCCACGACCAGTTCCCATGCTGGGTTAGACCGTGAAACTGAGACTTTAGATTCGGAAAATCCTCTTAATATGAATTCGCCAAAAATTATCGAGACTTCTTTTGGGTCGAAAGTATATAGCATTGAAAAACCCCTTTATTTAAGCAACTACGGTGCCGTTAATTTGAATCGTTTGAATTGCATTGGAAGCATAAGCAACAAATGAAATCCCCGTTAGTAATCTATTACTTTTATCGATTGCAGATAATGCAGAGGCTAAAGGTACATTGACAACCGGCTGGGGATCATTCAATAAATACTCGTCAATAATGGATTGCTGCAAGCGGGCATTTATCGTGTTCGCTACCTGATTAATGCCATTATTATTTATTGGGATTTTATTTTGGCTGGTCATTAGAGCAAAAACATCTTCCTGCATTCTTGCCTCAAGATAAACTGCTCCAATATATAGATCTATATAGCCTCCATTAGTTCCTACTCCGTTGAAAGTAATATTGACGCCAGCGGTAACAGAGTATTGATTGAGGTTATAGTCCCTTAGCAATGTTTCTTCTGTCGTCGTCCATTGTGTAGTACTAGCAAGCTCTAGCGACTTATAAGCAGCGGTATAGCTTCCAGGTGTTAGAGAAAGGATTCTAGATGCCACAGCAACTTCCAAATGTTTCGCTGTACCAGTGTAGGTAGAGTCCGTTATCC
It includes:
- a CDS encoding phage protein; this encodes MLYTFDPKEVSIIFGEFILRGFSESKVSVSRSNPAWELVVGADGEATRVKSNDRSGTVTVTLQQSSPSNDDLSTVALVDELSNAGLRPLYIKDNLGTSLFTAVSAYVEQIPEASYGKTQSDRVWTIRTDNLIAFLGGNAVSA
- a CDS encoding DUF3383 family protein, producing the protein TTLTDIASAIQALGSVVTAVSDGTDTITITNAEAGNIISVTAIVTAGASQATALYTATTPAVGDVTSSDLDAIAANDNAWFGHSMVYEDDSSQLAAIAWCAANKKSGFYLRTEIRDLGAASNLSSLWITDSTYTGTAKHLEVAVASRILSLTPGSYTAAYKSLELASTTQWTTTEETLLRDYNLNQYSVTAGVNITFNGVGTNGGYIDLYIGAVYLEARMQEDVFALMTSQNKIPINNNGINQVANTINARLQQSIIDEYLLNDPQPVVNVPLASALSAIDKSNRLLTGISFVAYASNAIQTIQINGTVVA